ACGATTGAACATCGATCATCCGGATCTGAAACGAAAAAAAGGGCGCCGGAAGGCCTGAAGCCGAGCGGCACGAAGGGACGATCATACTACGCCCGCCCCTGGCTTTCCTCGGGGTGGCGGCATGCCGCCACGGATTCAAGGCCGGATCAGCGGTGGCTGCGGACGAAGGCCAGCGGATTGACCACCTGATCGTGGTACCAGACCTCGAAATGGACGTGGGACCCGGTGGAGCGGCCCGTTGAACCGGCCTTGGCGATCACGTCGCCCACCCTGACCCGCTCGCCCGGGGTGGCGACGATGGCGCTGTTGTGGGCGTAACGGGTCATGTACCCGTTGCCGTGGTCGATTTCGACGACATCGCCATAGCCGCTGCGCTGACCGGCAAAGGTGACCATGCCTTCGGCGACCGCCGTCACCGGCGTACCCGTCGGGGCGGCGATGTCGATGCCCGTGTGCCGGGCACTGTGCCCGCTGAAAGGATCGGGGCGACCGCCAAAGTACGACGAGATGTAGCCGTTCACCGGCATGCCCGTCGGCCGCAGGCTGGACTCGATCCGGCGATCCATGAGCATGTCACTCAGTGCCTCGAGCTGGACCTGCTGGGTATCGAACTGGCCCGATAATCGATCGATGCCGCGATCCAGCGATCCTGGCAGGGTATAGGCGTCGCCAGCAGCGGTCGGCTCCGGACCACCCTGCCCCGGCACCTCATCGAAGTCGAACTCGCCGGCGTCGAGCTTGCCCACCTGGGTCAAGCGCTCGCCCAGCGCGTTCAGGCGAATGGATTGGGCCTGCAGCTGGCCCAGCTTCACGGCCAGGGCATCGAGGTCTCGCTGTGCGTCTCGCCGGATCTGTGCAACCTGGGCATCCTGGTCGCCCACCTGCTGCTGAAGACCCTGGATATGACCGAGGGCACGGCCGCGGGGACTGGCCACGGCAAGGGCAACCACCGCGCCGACGCAGGCAATGGCCAGCACACTGGCCAGGGCGACAGCGGCCATCTTGCAGCGAAGGCGCCGGCAGGAGAGGTCCAGCGTTTTCGGTCCTTTCTGACCGCGTGACACGAGTATGATCTGCATACGTTCCACATCGAAAAGTCCATCGGCCCATGCCACCGCCGTCCAAGCCGTCCCGCCATGCCACCCGCGGACTGAAATCCATCGTGGACGTGGGACCCGTCGCGTCGCTCGCCGCCAAGGCGCGCGAACTCGACCAACTGGACCGCCAGCTGCGCGCGACCCTGCCCTCGCCCATGCGCGACCACATCCGCTTCGCGGACCTGCGCGATGGCCGACTCGTCTTCCTGGCCCCATCGTCGGCCTGGGCATCGCGGGTGCGCCTTTACCAGACGCAGATCCTCGAAGCCGCCCGCGCCATGGGCGCGAAGGCCTACTCGGTCGCCGTGAAAGTGGCACCCTTGCCGCCCGTGGAGGTCATTCCCGACCGGCACAAGCCGCTTTCCGCCGGTGCGGCCAGTCACCTCCGGTCCGCCGCGGCGTCGCTGTCCGATCCCACCCTGCGGGATCTCTTCCTCTACCTGGCTCTCCAGGCAGACAACGAAGATTAATCAAGCACTTACCGTTCACCATTGCGAATGCGTAAGTCGTACCGCACCCGGGAGGTGGCGAACTTTATAGCATGCATTCACAAAGGGAGCACCTGAGGTGCACGCCTGATTCACATTCTCCTACGGCTATCGGAACCATAGGGCCAAGTCGCGGTGGTGACTTATTGCGTAGATAGCGGTCGGTTCTTGTAGGTACAAAACTGGCGGGCCTCTGGCATCGTGCTCGGCCTGGGGCCTGGGAGTGAGAGCCGGCGGGTGCCACCCTCGGGGCCGGTAGCCGCAGGCGAGGGCTTCGCACGGACAAGGCCGCGTAGCGGGGCCGGCCAGGACGGCCGGCCATTTTCGCTGAGCCATGGATGGCGAATTGAAATCCCCGGGGCGAAGCCCGACCCGGGCCCGAAGGGCAATAGATATACGGCCGCGCCAGCGGCCTTTCCTTTTCGGGTCGCCGCAGGCGTGGCCCCGAGGGGGCGACCCGCCGGCTCTTGCGCCAGAGCACACGGCACACGAAACCCTTATCGCGAAAAGATGTCGCGCACATCGTGCGCTCCTACGACGCATGCGCGAACAAACGAAAAACCCGCCTCGGCGGGCGGGTTTTTCGGGTCGCTTGTGTGTCGTCGGGCTTCGGCTTAAACCGCCTGGGCGGGATGGGCGTAAGAGATCGGCGCCTTGGCCGGGTCCTTGAAGCTGACTTCTTCCCACGCCGCGGCATCGGCCATCAGGCTGCGGAGAAGCTTGTTGTTGAGCTCGTGCCCCGACTTGTGCGCGGAGTACGCGCCGATCAGGCTGTGGCCGAGCATGTAGATGTCGCCGATGGCGTCGAGGATCTTGTGCTTGACGAACTCGTTGTCGTAACGGAGGCCGTCTTCGTTCAACACGCGGTAGTCGTCGAGCACTACGGCGTTGTCCATCGAACCGCCCAGCGTGAGGTTGCGCTCACGGAGCATTTCGATGTCACGCATGAAGCCGAACGTACGGGCACGGCTGACTTCCTTGACGAACGAGGTCGTCGAGAAATCCATCTCGGCCTGCGAGTTGCGCTTGTTGAAGAGCGGGTGGTCGAACTCGACAGAGAAGCCGACCTTGAAACCGTCGAACGGCTCCAGCTTTGCCCACTTGTCACCGTCCTTGACGATCACCGGCTTCTTGATACGGATGAAACGCTTGGCCGCGTCCTGCTCCTCGATGCCAGCGGACTGGATGAGGAAAACGAACGGACCGGCGCTGCCGTCCATGATCGGCACTTCCGGCGCCGACAGGTCGACATACGCGTTGTCGATGCCCAGGCCGGCCATGGCGGAGAGCAGGTGCTCGACCGTCGAGACGCGAACCTCGCCCTGGATCAGCGTGGTGGAGAGACGCGTATCACCGACGTTTTCCGGGCGGGACTTGAGCTCGACCGGGGGATTGAGGTCGGTGCGGCGGAACACGATACCCGTGTTCGGCGCGGCCGGACGAAGCGTCATGTACACCTT
This DNA window, taken from Luteibacter sp. 9135, encodes the following:
- the lpxC gene encoding UDP-3-O-acyl-N-acetylglucosamine deacetylase — protein: MIKQRTLKNIIRATGVGLHTGDKVYMTLRPAAPNTGIVFRRTDLNPPVELKSRPENVGDTRLSTTLIQGEVRVSTVEHLLSAMAGLGIDNAYVDLSAPEVPIMDGSAGPFVFLIQSAGIEEQDAAKRFIRIKKPVIVKDGDKWAKLEPFDGFKVGFSVEFDHPLFNKRNSQAEMDFSTTSFVKEVSRARTFGFMRDIEMLRERNLTLGGSMDNAVVLDDYRVLNEDGLRYDNEFVKHKILDAIGDIYMLGHSLIGAYSAHKSGHELNNKLLRSLMADAAAWEEVSFKDPAKAPISYAHPAQAV
- a CDS encoding M23 family metallopeptidase is translated as MQIILVSRGQKGPKTLDLSCRRLRCKMAAVALASVLAIACVGAVVALAVASPRGRALGHIQGLQQQVGDQDAQVAQIRRDAQRDLDALAVKLGQLQAQSIRLNALGERLTQVGKLDAGEFDFDEVPGQGGPEPTAAGDAYTLPGSLDRGIDRLSGQFDTQQVQLEALSDMLMDRRIESSLRPTGMPVNGYISSYFGGRPDPFSGHSARHTGIDIAAPTGTPVTAVAEGMVTFAGQRSGYGDVVEIDHGNGYMTRYAHNSAIVATPGERVRVGDVIAKAGSTGRSTGSHVHFEVWYHDQVVNPLAFVRSHR
- a CDS encoding DUF721 domain-containing protein; the encoded protein is MPPPSKPSRHATRGLKSIVDVGPVASLAAKARELDQLDRQLRATLPSPMRDHIRFADLRDGRLVFLAPSSAWASRVRLYQTQILEAARAMGAKAYSVAVKVAPLPPVEVIPDRHKPLSAGAASHLRSAAASLSDPTLRDLFLYLALQADNED